One genomic region from Quercus robur chromosome 4, dhQueRobu3.1, whole genome shotgun sequence encodes:
- the LOC126721358 gene encoding B3 domain-containing transcription factor VRN1-like, translating into MASQWRRDNDDGPADRSPHFFKIILQNAVQEGKLGYKRMVEIEEKYEGNSQFNIYSFGVDLSNRIPDKFVQKFGVDLSDMAFLTIPNGRKWKVELAQHAGGVWFQNGWSEFASSHGVAVGHLLVFKYEGNSQFHVLIFDATATEIDYTLDDEQHVHHRIEDDESDDSSVEIIKHFYRGEGSGSAHPKKDGGVAKNLVIANAFKSENPLFTVTMRPSYINGKDRASLPQHIINYLPRDGFTKDYTKASILPVKLQIVDRLWPVKLYIYERSGGSSCVVSAGWSAFVRENSLQVGDVCVFELIMRDGVVLNVHIFKCQD; encoded by the exons ATGGCTTCTCAATGGCGGAGAGACAACGACGATGGTCCTGCTGATCGGTCCCCACACTTTTTCAAGATTATTCTGCAGAATGCTGTTCAGGAAGGAAAGCTT GGATATAAGCGCATGGTAGAGATTGAGGaaaaatatgaaggaaattcacagtttaatatatattcttttggAGTGGACCTGTCAAAT CGGATTCCAGATAAGTTCGTGCAGAAATTTGGAGTGGACCTGTCAGATATGGCCTTTCTCACTATTCCAAATGGTAGAAAATGGAAAGTCGAGTTGGCACAACATGCTGGGGGGGTTTGGTTTCAAAATGGTTGGTCCGAATTTGCAAGCTCTCATGGTGTAGCCGTGGGGCACTTGCTGGTTttcaaatatgaaggaaattcacaGTTTCATGTACTCATATTTGATGCCACTGCAACAGAAATAGACTATACTTTAGACGACGAACAACATGTACATCATAGGATCGAAGATGATGAGAGTGATGACAGCTCTGTTGAAATCATCAAACACTTTTATAGGGGAGAGGGTTCAG GATCAGCCCATCCTAAGAAAGACGGTGGTGTAGCTAAAAATCTTGTTATAGCCAATGCTTTTAAATCAGAAAATCCCCTTTTCACTGTTACCATGCGTCCATCCTACATTAATGGCAAGGATCGTGCG AGTTTACCCCAACACATTATCAACTACTTACCAAGAGACGGGTTTACCAAGGACTACACCAAAGCAAGTATACTCCCTGTCAAGCTCCAGATTGTGGACCGATTATGGCCTGTGAAGCTATACATTTATGAACGAAGTGGGGGTTCATCATGTGTCGTATCAGCTGGTTGGTCTGCGTTTGTGAGGGAAAATAGTTTGCAAGTAGGAGATGTTTGCGTATTTGAGCTGATTATGAGGGACGGTGTTGTGTTAAACGTCCACATTTTCAAGTGCCAAGACTAA